The genome window TGTGCTGAAAGATTTTCACTTCGAAAGTTTACACCAGGCCATTCAGCCGTATGCTTTCATGCTCAACAGCCGGCCCAATTTTAATTACATCATTGTTCATGTGAATACGAAAGACATGGCCAATGTGCTAAGTTTTATGGAGCAGAAGTGGAAAACCTTGCGGTCCGATGAGCCGTTTGAATACACGTTCCTGAACGAAGATTTTCAGAAAAACTACCAGGCTGAAACCCGTACGTCGCGGATTGTTCAGACTTTTACCATCATCTCTATCCTGATTTCCTGCCTTGGTCTGTTTGGCCTGGCGGCCTTTGCGGCGCAGCAACGCACCAAGGAAATCGGCGTCCGCAAAGTGCTGGGCGCATCGATCGCGAATATCGTGCTTCTGTTGTCGAAAGATTTTCTAAAGCTGGTTCTGATCGCCATCGTTATCGCTTCGCCGCTGGCCTGGTATGCCATGAACAACTGGTTGCAGGCGTTTGCCTACCGAACTGAAATTCCGTGGTGGATTTTTGTGCTGACGGCCAGTCTGGCTGTGCTGATTGCGTTCGTTACGGTAAGTTTCCAAAGTATCAAGGCAGCCATGATGAATCCGGTCAAAAGCCTTAAAACGGAATAACTCGTTATGATCCAAAACTATCTTAAGATTGCCTGGAGAAATCTGATCAAGCACCCCACAACCACCGGCATTCACCTGCTGGGCTTAACGCTGGGTTTGACGACCTGCCTGCTGATTGTACTTTTCATCCAGAATGAGTGGAGCTTTGACCGGCATCATCAACAGGGCGAACGCATCTACCGCGTGAACACGATCAATACCACTGGCGACGATGTGGAAAAGACCGGGGTTACGCCGTATCCGCTGGGGGCAGCTTTAAGACAGGATTTTCCCGATTGGTCAAAGATTGTCAGTGTGCATACCGAAGAAGACGCGCCCGTCTTTATTTCATCGGACAAAATTCTGCGGGAAAAAAAGGTGTTGTTTGCCGAGCCGTCTTATCTGGATGTGTTTGGGATCGAGATGGTCGCCGGGAACGGACGCGCTACGTTAACGCAGCCCAATCAGGTTATTTTGAGCGAAAGCACGGCCCGCAAGTTTTTTGGTAACGCATCAGCCATCGGCAAGACCATCCGGTTGGGAACTACCTCAACCATGCAGGTGACGGGCATCATGCGGGATATGCCAACGCAATCCAGTCTGGGGGCGGGAATGTTGGTTTCGTACGCTTCGCTGAAAAAATATTTTCAGATGGACATTGATCAGTGGGGCCTGGAATCGGGAGGAAGCGTTTTTGCGCTACTGCCCGAAGGTAATTCCCCCGATCAATATGCGGGTCGGTTGCGGCAGGCTATCCAAAAGTATTTCTCGAAAGAGGATGCCGAAACCCGCGAATTTGTCCTGCAACCCCTGCACGATATTCACTTCAATTCCGATTTCAAGGGAACCCGATTCGAGCCAGCCATTGCCCCAACGTACCTTTATGTGTTTGGTGCTGTCGGCCTATTTGTGCTGCTAATTGCCTGCGTGAATTTCATCAACATGTCAACGGCCCGCGCCATGACCCGCGCTAAAGAAGTGGGTGTCCGCAAGGTTATTGGTGCTACGCGGAGCCAGCTGGTTGGGCAGTTTCTGAGTGAAGCGTTTTGGCTGGCTGGAATTTCGGCCCTGCTTGCGCTGGTCCTGACGCATCAGCTGCTTCCGCTGGTAAACGAGTTTATGCAGAAACAGATCCACTTTCAGTGGGTACAGGTAGGAATACTCATGCTGACGCTGGCATTGCTGACGTCGGTTGCGGCGGGGCTGTATCCGGCCGCTTTCATGGCTCGTTTTAAACCCATTCGGGCGCTGAAAACCGGCGGGGAACAGGGGCGAGGCAGCCAAACCTGGTTACGGCAGGGGCTGGTTGTCTTTCAGTTTTCCATCTCGCTGATTCTGGCGGTGGGGGTCGTCGTTCTTTACCAGCAAATGAATTATTTCCGGCAGAAAGATTTGGGTTTCAAGCGGGAAGCCCTGGTGGTCGTTTCGCTCCCTGAGCCTAAAAATTTGTCCGTGCTAAACCAGTCGTTGCGGGAAATTCCGGGTGTTGAGAAGGTATCTTTCGCGCTGGGTGCCCCCACTTCGCAAAATAATTTCGGCACGACCATGCGGCCCGATCCGTCCAATCCGAACAAGAAAATTCCGATTGCGCTCAAACTGGCTGATGCTGATTACCTCAAAACCTACGGATTAAAACTGCTGGCGGGGCGCTTTTTTGAGCATCGGGATACACTGTCCATTGCCAGCACTGTTCCGGAAGAGAAGCAGAAATATGCCTTTGTCGTGAACGAACGGACGGTTAAAGCCCTTGGTTTTTCGAAGCCTGAACAGGTTTTAGGGCGTAAAATCCGGGTGGAAGTCAATGACATTGATGCAGAAATTATTGGGGTCGTTAAAGATTTTCACACCAGCTCGCTGCGCGACCCGATTGGGCCGATGGTGATGATGAATTTCCCGAATTTTTACTATACCGTTGGTCTTAAATTAAAAACCAACGACTACGCGACGACGTTAGCGGCGGTTGAGCGGAGCTGGCAGCGCGTTTTTCCTAATTCGCTGTTTGAGGCTAAATTCTTGGACAACACGCTTCAGGAATTATACGACAATGAACAGCGTCAATTTACGTTGTTGCGGATTTCAGCCGGGCTGGCCCTGGTGATCTGCTGTCTGGGTTTGTGGGGATTGGCGACGTTTACCATCGAACGGCGGACGAAAGAAATTGGCGTGCGGAAGGTGCTGGGTGCCTCCACGACGGGCATTGTGGTGCTGATTTCGCGGGATTTTCTTAAACTCGTTCTGGTTGCCTTTATCGTTGCTTCGCCCGTTGCCTGGTACCTGATGGATAGCTGGTTAGCAAGCTTTAGTTACCGCATTTCCATCGAATGGTGGGTGTTTGCGCTGGTGGGTGTTGTGGCCCTTGGCATTGCCTTTTTAACGGTAAGTTTCCAGAGTATCAAGGCAGCGTTCATGAATCCGGTGAAAAGCCTGAAAACGGAATAATCATGCTGCAAAACTATTTTAAAATTGCCTGGCGGAATTTATGGCGTAATAGGCTATATACGAGCCTAAACATCGGTGGGCTGGCTATTGGGCTGGCCGCCTGTTTGCTGATGGCGTTGTATGTCGATCATGAGTTTTCGTACGACGGTTTCCATGCGAATGCCGACCGGATTGTGCGGATAACCTCCGAAATGAAAACGCCCGAAGCACCCCTGACGCTGGCTTCCAGCCCGGTTCCTCTGGCAACGATGCTCAAACAGGATTATCCAGAGGTAGAAACCGCCGTGCGGCTAACGCCTTTTGAAGCGGTGGTGCGGCACGAAGAGAAGTTGATCAAAGAGCCTGATATTTATTACGCTGATAAAGACGTATTTGCGGTTTTTTCATATCCGTTTCTGGTAGGAAATCCAGCGACAGCTTTGGCCAACCCCAACAGCGTGGTGCTGACGGAGCGGTTTGCCAAAAAGTATTTTGGAAAGACGGATGTGTTGGGCCAGACCATCGAGTTCGCTAAACAGCCCTATCAGGTTACGGGCGTGATGGCCGACGCACCCAGCAATACCGATCTCCCCGTGAACGCCCTGTTGTGGCGAGAGTTCAAGGGAGTGCGTTCGTGGGTGGAAGATGACTTTCCATGTTATACCTACGTGCTTTTCCGGGAACAGCCTAACCTGCCAGAATTTAGCAAAAAGCTACGGCAAATCGCCGACAAATACGCCAATCCAGAACTAAAGAAGATGGGCGCAGAAGGCTATTCCCTTACATTTCCGGTGGAATTGCTGAAGGATGTGCATTACAGCCAGGGCAAAATGGCCGATACGCCCAAAGGCAACCGGCAGTATGGGTATCTGTTTGCGTTTCTGGCCGTTTTTGTGCTGGCCATTGCCTTACTAAACTACATCAATCTCCTGACTGCCAAGGCCGCCGAACGGGCAAAAGAGGTTGGCGTGCGGAAGGCCAACGGTGCGCAGCGGGGCCAGCTAATCCGCCAATTTTTGCTCGAATCGGCCTTGTTAAGTGGGATTGCCATCATCGGGGCTGTGGTTTTGATGGAAACGGTCATTCCCTTCTTCAACGAATTACTGACTATCAGGCTCTATATTTCGTGGGCCGGGGGGCTGCCACTGCTTGCTCTTTCGTGGGTGTTGATTACGCTGCTGGGGGGGCTATATCCGGCTTTTGTGCTATCAAGTTATCGTCCGGTTGACGTGTTGAAAGGCCGGTTTGGTGGGTACGGCAAGGGAGCCTGGCTGCGAAAGTCAATTATTGTGTTCCAGTTTGTTTTGTCGGTGGGGATGATCGTCGGCGTACTGGTCATCCGGCGGCAGATGGACTATTTGCAGACCTACGACTTAGGGCTTCGTAAAGAACAGGTACTGAGCCTTTATTTGCCCGACGATTCGACGGCACGGGCGGGTGCTCCGGCGCTGGCTGATAAGCTGAAAAGTCGCAACGAAATCGGTGAAGTGAGCCTTGGGACAGGTTTGCAGGTAGGAAGTTTATTGCCCATGGCCTCCACCACCATTCTTTCGAACGGAAAGAAGCGCGAGCTGATGAGCAATTACCTGTCTATTGATGACCAATTTCTACCGCTTTTAGGCATTAGACTGAAAGAGGGCCGCAACTTATCGGCGGCTTCAAAAACCGATCTGAATGGCAGTTTTCTGGTGAACGAAGCTTTTATCAGGATGGCTGGCTGGAAAGAAGGCGTGGGGCAATCCATGGATGGGTTTGGTCACAAAGGAAAGGTGGTTGGCGTGGTCAAAAACTTTCATTATCGCTCGTTGCATAATCCGGTTGAGCCGTTAGTCCTGATTTACAATACGTTCCCGGCCAATAACCTGATTTTGAAACTGAAGCCGGAAGACCTGCCGATTGTCCAGAATCTCTGGAAAGCGCATTACCCCAATTATCCGTTTGATTATAAGTTTCTGGAAGAATCACTTGCCGCGCAGTACCGCAAAGAGCACATCATGACCGCTGTTTTCAACGGCTTTGCGGCCCTGACCATCGTGGTTTCCTGCCTGGGACTGTTTGCGCTGACGACCTTCACCACGGAGCGGCGGACCAAAGAAATTGGCATTCGGAAAGTGCTGGGTGCTTCGGTTGTGAGCATCGTGGCGTTGCTGTCGAAAGATTTTCTAATTCTAATTCTTATCGCCATCTTTATTGCCTCGCCGCTGGCCTGGTATGCCATGGATCAATGGTTGCAGAGCTTCAGTTATCGGATTACTATTTCGGGGTGGATTTTTGCGCTGGCTGGTAGCCTGGCTCTCTTCACGGCACTTTTAACGGTAAGTTTTCAGTCGCTAAAAGCAGCGTTTATGAATCCGGTTCGGTCTTTAAAGAATGAATAAGAGTCTGTCCAAAATACTCCTAACAAGATCATGAAAACACTACTTACTTTTTTACTGGCCGGACTTAGTTTCGGCGTACTGGCGCAACGCTCGGTCATGCACAAGGAGGTGGACGACAATGGCAAGCGGCTTCGGATTCGCGTTGACATGGAACAGGGCGACAAGTCGCTGCATTTCAAGCAGGACTACGACGTTCGGGGAATGACGCCGGAGCAAAAGGCCCGCATTGAAGCTTTTGTGATGGATTCGCTGGGTCTTTCGAACCAGAGCAAGGCACAAGTTTACGTGCAGGGCAGAGCCGAGGGTTGGGGCCAGGCGGCCAGAAACTACGAAAAAGTAGCGCGGCAAAGTGATGGCTGGGGGAGTAATCAATCGGCGATCCGAACGAACGGAGCTACGAGTCAGGGCTGGGGCGAAGCCAGACCCACTTACGCTTCAGCAAAGCCCGAAATGGAGCAGGTTATGGGCCGGATTCCGTATTCGAAGATGATCAAAGAAGACAAAGAAAATAAGCGTCTCTGGATGCATTTTGAGTATAAATTAGACGGTGAGGATAAGGTTTTTGAGCGGACTATCAACCTGGAAGGCAAAACCGAGCGGGAAAAGAAACGGCTCATCGAAGAAACTGAGCGTAGCTTGGGGCTGTCCGTGGCGCAGTAACTTAATTAACGTTTTTTAACGGCCTGCTTGGCCAAAGAGCGTCTATCTTTAGGAGCGTTCAAGACGAACATTCATAAAGGTAGACGCTCGCTTTATGTTACAGAATTACTTCAAAATTGCCTGGCGGAATTTAACGACGCACTGGAGCTATACGTCGCTGAATATCATTGGCTTGGCTGCTGGTATGGCAGGCGGATTGCTCATCTTTTTGTTTCTGCGTCATCATCTCAGTACGGACCGGCATCATGCCAAATTTGACCGGATTTTCCGGGTAGTAACGGACCTGCGCCTGGATGATGGTTCTGTAGAACACTATCCAGAAGCGCCTTTGCCGATGGCGAAGACCCTCCGCACCGACTACCCGCAGGTGGAGCAGGCGGCTTACTTGAAGATGAACCGCGAGCTGACTGTTAGTCTCAAACGACCCGGCCAAACGGCACCCACCCGATTTCTGGAACATAAAAGCACCGCCCTGGTAGAGCCAAAACTATTTGATATTCTGGATTATCGCTGGCTACGGGGCAATCCGGCCACGGCGCTCCGCGAGCCAAACAGCGTTGTTTTGACTGAATCGTGGGCACGACGGTATTTTGGTAATACTGATCCAATGGGGCAAACGCTGAATTTAAACCACCTGACCGACGCCAAAGTGACTGGCATTCTGGCCGATCCGCCCAAAACGACCGACCTTGACATTCAGTTGTTTATCTCCATAAAAACCCTGCCCATCCTGATTCCCGACTATGAGTTAGACAGCTGGTGGGGACTTAGCTCCACCGACCGGGTATACGTAACACTCAAAAATCCGGCTTCGGTTGGAGCGATGCAGGCGGCCATTCCCGCCCTGCTGAAAAGACAGTTTGGCGACATGGCGCGCTATTACCAGTTTCAGTTTCAGCCACTTGCCGACGTCCACTTCGACGTTCAGCGCGTGGTGGGTGGGGCCACGGCCATCCGGCCATCGTTGCTCTGGTCGCTGGGTTTGATTGGCTTATTTCTGGTGCTGACGGCCTGCATCAATTTCATCAATCTGACCACCGTTCAGGCATTGCGTCGGAGTAAGGAGGTAGGCATTCGCAAGACGCTCGGCAGCACGCGGGGACAATTGATTCGGCAATTTTTTATAGAAACAACGCTCATTGTCTTAGTGGCCACCGTTCTGGCACTTTTAATGGTGAAAGTAAGCTTGCCTTTATTCAACCAGTGGTTAACGATAAATTTGGGTCTAGGCCTTGAAAGTCAAGTAATTGGCTTTTTTTGTTTGCTGGTTGGATTGGTAATCGTGCTGGCGGGCGCTTATCCCGCCGCCGTGTTGTCGGGTTTTAGCCCCTGGGCCGCTTTGAAAGGGAAGCTGCCCGCCAAGGCAAGCGGTGGTTACTCCCTGCGCCAATCCCTGATTGTGGTGCAATTTGTTATCTGTCAGGCCCTGATTGTTGGGGCGCTAGTGGTAGCCACGCAGGTACGTTATCTGCGAACTGCCGAAATTGGTTTCAACAAGGACAATGTAGTGATGGTAACTTTGCCCAATACCCAAAAGGCGGCTCGGGAAACGTTCAAAAATAGCCTGTTGGCTTATCCAGAGATCAAATCGATTAGTGCCAGCTACCGGCCTCCTTCGGCCCAGGTCATGAACGGAGGGTCTTTTAAACTGGGCAACAAGGCCGAGTGGGAAGCTTTTCCGGTGCGGGAGCGTTTGGCCGATGCCGACTACCTGACTACCTACGGATTAAAACTGGTGGCAGGCCGCAACATCACGCCGAGCGACACGATTCGGGAGTATCTGGTTAACGAAGCTTTTCTAAAGAAAATAGGTATTCAGGATCCAAACAAAGTGCTGGGGACGAAAATGCAATACCACCTTTCGCCCGTTGCTGCGCCTATTGTGGGGGTCGTAAAAGACTTCCACCAGCGCTCGTTGCACGAAGAAATTGCACCTTGTATCATTGCCAGCCACGCGGCCATGTTCCAGCGGGTAGGGATTCGGGTGACGGGGCAAAATCCGTCGCAGACCATCCAGCGCATTCGAACGACCTGGGAGCAGCTGTATCCCGATGAAGTCTTTGAATATGAGTACTTAGACAAGCAGTTAGCGCAATTTTATGAAGCAGAAAACTTGCTGTTTCGCCTGGTAAACACGTTTGCCGGTATTGCCATCCTGATCTGTTGCCTCGGGTTATACGGGCTTATTTCCTTCATTGTCGTGCAGCGGACCAAAGAAATTGGCATTCGGAAAGTGCTGGGTGCTTCGGCGGCGGGCATTGTGGCCTTGCTTTCCCGAGATTTCCTCAAACTGGTGGTAATTGCTATAGCCATTGCCTCACCCATCGCGTGGTGGACGATGAGGCAATGGCTACAGGAATTTGCCTATAAAATTGACCTGGCTTGGTGGATGTTCGCGCTGTCTGGTTTGTTGGCAGTGTGTATTGCGCTGGCAACCGTCAGTGTCAAAAGCATCAAAGCAGCCCGCATGAATCCAGTGCAGAGTTTACGGGCTGATTAAGAGGCTATTTAGCCAAACCAGCTTCGGCCAGTAAAAGCAGCAAAATCTGTTGTAGACCCAAATGACCCTTGTCATTTAACCACCATTCTTGCAGCGAGTGGGCTCCACCCGCTTTGCCACCGCTGCCGATGGTAACGGCGGGAACGCCCAGCGAAATAGGAATATTGGCGTTTGTCGAACTAACATCCAGGGCTGGCGAACCGCCGAGATAAGTCGAAGCGGCGGCGGCGCGTTGCACCAAAGGCAGCGTTGCGGCAATGGTACCCGATGGCCGGTCACCAATCTTTTTCACGTCTACCGTCAGGTCCGGACCGGAGCGTTTGAGGCCGTTTTCTTCTTTCAACGCTTTTTGAACGGCGGCTTGCAGCAGCGCGTCGATGCCGTTGAGCCGTTCCGGGCTTTCGGAGCGCATGTCGATTTCCATCCACGATTCATACGGAATGGCGTTGACCGAGGTGCCGCCGCCAATGACGCTCACGCTGTAGGTGGTGCGGATTCCCTGGCGGGTGAATTTGTCAGCTTCGGCGGTGAAATAATAAATGGCTTTTCCCAGCGCACTGTGCGGATTTACGATGCCGAAGGCTCCGTAAGAGTGCCCGCCCGGTCCTTTAAAGGTGATCCGATACCGATGAGACCCCAGTCCACGGTGAACAATTTCATCAATTCCCGAGCCGTCTACGCCAATGTACGAATCAACTTTAGGCCCGCCTTTGCGGAAAAGGTGCTTCATGCCGCGCAGGTCGCCGAGACCTTCTTCGCCTACCGTGCCCACAAAAAGCACATCGGCATCCGTCTCGATTTTGGCTTTCTCCATGCCCTTGAGCACGGCAACGAGCGAAACCAGGCCGCGCGTGTCATCGCCCACACCGGGAGCGTACAAGGTGTCGCCTTTTTGCTTGACTTTCACGTCGGTACCTTCTGGGAAAACGGTGTCGAGGTGGGCTTCAACCATCACGGTTTTCTTGCCGGTGCGCCCCTTGCGCTTGGCAATCACGTTGCTGACCTCATCAATCCAGACCGAATCGGCACCCGCCTCTTTCAGCATCTCCGCGTATTTTTTCGCCCGAACCTGCTCTTTGAAGGGCGGCGCGGGAATTTCGGTGAGCATAATCAGGTCTTGTTTGGTCTGGGGTTCCAGTTCCATAAAGGTCTGGAACGCCGCCTTAACCGCCGGTCGGGTGGCCAGTGTCTTGATCTCAGCTTCGTAGCGTTTGTCGATGGTGGGCTTGGGCGCCGTCTCCTGGGCACGAAGCGAGGGCGTTGCCCCAGCCATCAGAAGCAAGCCAAGCGCCAATGTAAATCGATAATTCATAATAGTTGTGAAATGTAAATAATCAAGCTTTAACGAACCTGCTTTTCCATCGGCTAAAATACTGGAAAGTAACCAAGGAAGCAGAAAAGGCCTTGTCCGCAAATGGGCAAGAGCCGTCCGTTTGCGGACATATTGCTGATGTTTCAATTAGGAGTTTGTTGGTAATCAGTTGTTTATATATTTGGTATATCATTTGGTCAGTAAAAGAATATTCTGGCTTAATCCACACCTTTGATAAAATATGCTTCGTAATTATATCAAAATCGCCTTTCGGAATCTGTGGAAATCCAAAGTGTTTTCTGGAGTCAATATCGCGGGGCTGGCCTTGGGAATCACGGCCTTCGTGCTGATTCTGGAATACATCAGTTTTGAAAAAAGCTACAACCAGTTCCACGCCAATTTGCCGACGCTGCACCGCGTCTTGTTGAAATACGGTGGCGATGGACCCGATAATGACTTTGTTCCGGCGGCAATGGCCCCGGCGCTGAAGCTGAATTTTAGTGAAGTAAACGCTTTTTGTCGCCTGGCTTTTGTCCAGAACGGCATTGTTACGCTTGAAAGCAAGAACACCAAAAAAGGTCTGCAAGCTATCCGGGAAGCAAATTCGATTTGTGTGGATGGCGACTTTTTCGAGATGTTTTCATTTCCAATCGTAGCCGGTTCGCCTTCCCTGTACGCACCCAACACGGTTGCGATTTCGGCGTCTAAAGCGAAGGCTTATTTCGGGGCCGAAAATGCCGTGGGTAAAGTCCTGACGCTCAATAACCAGTTTGGTAAAATTGCCTATACCGTTGTGGCCGTTTTTGCCGACATACCGGCTAATTCCGACCTTCAGTTTGACATGGTGTATTCAATGGCGACGCTAATTACTGCCGCAAAAGAGAGCCATAATGACTGGGCGCGGCTGGATCGCTGGGAAGGGGCCTTTTCGCAGGCCATTGTGCAGCTTGATCCGCAGGCAAATCCCGCCGTATTCGAAAAGCAGGCCAGTAAGCTGGTGCAGACCTACCGCCCTAAAACAAATGATCGGATTCGGTTGCAACCGCTTGCTTATTTGCATCTGGGAGCCAGCCTCTCTGATGAGCGGCCAACGGTCGAGAAGCTGGGTTTTATTTACCTGTTGGGTGGTATTGCGCTCTTAATTCTGACCATCGCCTGGCTGAATTACGTAAATCTGTCTACGGCGGGCGCTTTGAAACGGGCCAAAGAGGTAGGCGTGCGGAAGGTAGTTGGGGCTAATCGGGCGCAAATCGCGATGCAGTTTCTGAGCGAGTCTCTCTTGTTAAATCTGCTGGGCTTTGCATTGGCTGCGGTTCTGATCGGCGTGTTACAAGCGCCTTTCAACGAATTGATTGGCAAGGATTTATCGTTCGATGTGATCGCGCAGGGTCAGGTTTGGGTACTGGCGTTGGTGGCGGTAGTGATCGGAGCCTTGGCATCGGGGGGCTACGCGGCTTTTGTGTTGTCGGGCTTTCCGGTATTGAGCATCATCAAAGGCATTGTTTCCAAAGGAAGAAAGCCGGGTCTGACGGCGACTTCATCGGTGCGCCAGACTTTAGTGGTGGTTCAATTTGCCATTTCCATCGTGCTGATCATCGCGACGGTGGTGCTGTACCGGCAGCTTTCGTTCATGCAAAACCGAAATCTGGGCATGAATCTCGAGCAGTTGCTGGTCATCAAGGGCGCGGAAGTAGGCGATGATGCGACGCGGCAGGCGGGAAAGGTGGCCTTTCGGAACGAGATTGCCCAACTGCCGTATGTGAGCAGCTTCTGTAACTCGGGCAGTGTACCGGGCGGCTGGTACAACTTCAATTCCGATGGGGTCACTCGAATGAATCCGAACCCCGGCGACGAAAAGAAAAACTACGCCGTGACGTATGCCGACAATCGGTTTATTCCTACTTATGGCATAAAGCTGGCGGCAGGGGAGAATTTTACGGCTGAAATGTGCGACAAAGCCACCGAAGCAGGCCGCGTTTTACTGAATGAGCGAGCCGTTAAATCGCTTGGTTTCAGTTCTGCGCAGGCAGCGGTTGGACAAAAGATAAAGTTCAATACGGAGTTTGAAATCGTAGGCGTTATTACAGATTATCACCACCAATCGTTGCAGCAAAGCATTGAGCCACTCCTGATCTTTCCGGCTTATCCAGGCAGTAATTACACGCTGCGGCTGAATACAAACGAAATTCAAACCAAAATTGCCGGGCTGGAGCAGCGCTACAAACGACTTTTTCCGGGAAATCCATTCGAGTATTATTTCGTCAGTGAAAACTACAACAAACAGTACCAGACCGAACAAAAATACGGGCGAATCTTCACCACGGCGGCCGGACTGGCGATTTTTATTGCCTGTCTTGGGCTGTTTGGACTAGCCACCTTTACGGCGGAACAACGCACCAAAGAGATTGGCGTCCGAAAAGTGCTGGGCGCTTCGGCGGGGAGCATTGTGGCGTTGCTCTCGCGGGATTTCCTCAAACTGGTGGTCATTGCCATTATCATTGCGACGCCGCTTGCCTGGTACGCCATGAATCGGTGGTTGCAGGATTTTGCCTATCGGGTGGAATTAAGTTGGTGGATGTTCGTACTGGCTGGCGGCATTGCGATGCTGATTGCGTTGGCGACAGTTAGTTTCCAGTCGCTGAAGGCGGCTTTGGTGAATCCGGTGAAAAGCCTAAAAAGTGAATAACTCATGCTACAGAACTATTTCAAAATTGCCTGGCGGAATCTATGGCGTAACCGTCTGCTGACAACGATCAACGTAACCGGTCTGGCGCTCGGTCTGGCGTGTGCCTTGCTGATTGGCCTGTGGGTGAACGACGAATTGAGCTTTAATCGATCCTACAAAAATCTGGATAGCCTGTATGCCGTCAAACTGGTTTATGCGGATGGCCAGGCGGGCGACAATACATCCGGGCCGCTGGCGGAGGCGCTCAAGGAGAAAGTGCCCGGTATCGAGAAAGCCACCAAGATGACGGTTTGGGATAATCAGTTTCTCATTAAAGTGGGCCAAAAATCGGGTAAAGAAACCGGAAATTACGTGTCCGATGACTTTTTTGAGGTCTTCCAACTGAACGCTCTACAAGGAAGCCCCAGCCGTGCGCTTCAATCGCCCAACCAGATTGTCATCAGCCGTAAGCTGGCCATGACGTACTTCAACACCGTTCAGGCGGTGGGACAACGGCTGCAATTGAACGGCGACAAGACGTACGTAGTCGGAGCGGTGATCGAAGACATTCCCCAAAATACGTCGGTACACCTGGATTGGTTTGTTAACTTCAAGGTGCAGGAAGAAGACTACATGCGAAATTGGGAC of Tellurirhabdus bombi contains these proteins:
- a CDS encoding ABC transporter permease, with product MIQNYLKIAWRNLIKHPTTTGIHLLGLTLGLTTCLLIVLFIQNEWSFDRHHQQGERIYRVNTINTTGDDVEKTGVTPYPLGAALRQDFPDWSKIVSVHTEEDAPVFISSDKILREKKVLFAEPSYLDVFGIEMVAGNGRATLTQPNQVILSESTARKFFGNASAIGKTIRLGTTSTMQVTGIMRDMPTQSSLGAGMLVSYASLKKYFQMDIDQWGLESGGSVFALLPEGNSPDQYAGRLRQAIQKYFSKEDAETREFVLQPLHDIHFNSDFKGTRFEPAIAPTYLYVFGAVGLFVLLIACVNFINMSTARAMTRAKEVGVRKVIGATRSQLVGQFLSEAFWLAGISALLALVLTHQLLPLVNEFMQKQIHFQWVQVGILMLTLALLTSVAAGLYPAAFMARFKPIRALKTGGEQGRGSQTWLRQGLVVFQFSISLILAVGVVVLYQQMNYFRQKDLGFKREALVVVSLPEPKNLSVLNQSLREIPGVEKVSFALGAPTSQNNFGTTMRPDPSNPNKKIPIALKLADADYLKTYGLKLLAGRFFEHRDTLSIASTVPEEKQKYAFVVNERTVKALGFSKPEQVLGRKIRVEVNDIDAEIIGVVKDFHTSSLRDPIGPMVMMNFPNFYYTVGLKLKTNDYATTLAAVERSWQRVFPNSLFEAKFLDNTLQELYDNEQRQFTLLRISAGLALVICCLGLWGLATFTIERRTKEIGVRKVLGASTTGIVVLISRDFLKLVLVAFIVASPVAWYLMDSWLASFSYRISIEWWVFALVGVVALGIAFLTVSFQSIKAAFMNPVKSLKTE
- a CDS encoding ABC transporter permease, producing MLQNYFKIAWRNLWRNRLYTSLNIGGLAIGLAACLLMALYVDHEFSYDGFHANADRIVRITSEMKTPEAPLTLASSPVPLATMLKQDYPEVETAVRLTPFEAVVRHEEKLIKEPDIYYADKDVFAVFSYPFLVGNPATALANPNSVVLTERFAKKYFGKTDVLGQTIEFAKQPYQVTGVMADAPSNTDLPVNALLWREFKGVRSWVEDDFPCYTYVLFREQPNLPEFSKKLRQIADKYANPELKKMGAEGYSLTFPVELLKDVHYSQGKMADTPKGNRQYGYLFAFLAVFVLAIALLNYINLLTAKAAERAKEVGVRKANGAQRGQLIRQFLLESALLSGIAIIGAVVLMETVIPFFNELLTIRLYISWAGGLPLLALSWVLITLLGGLYPAFVLSSYRPVDVLKGRFGGYGKGAWLRKSIIVFQFVLSVGMIVGVLVIRRQMDYLQTYDLGLRKEQVLSLYLPDDSTARAGAPALADKLKSRNEIGEVSLGTGLQVGSLLPMASTTILSNGKKRELMSNYLSIDDQFLPLLGIRLKEGRNLSAASKTDLNGSFLVNEAFIRMAGWKEGVGQSMDGFGHKGKVVGVVKNFHYRSLHNPVEPLVLIYNTFPANNLILKLKPEDLPIVQNLWKAHYPNYPFDYKFLEESLAAQYRKEHIMTAVFNGFAALTIVVSCLGLFALTTFTTERRTKEIGIRKVLGASVVSIVALLSKDFLILILIAIFIASPLAWYAMDQWLQSFSYRITISGWIFALAGSLALFTALLTVSFQSLKAAFMNPVRSLKNE
- a CDS encoding ABC transporter permease, with protein sequence MLQNYFKIAWRNLTTHWSYTSLNIIGLAAGMAGGLLIFLFLRHHLSTDRHHAKFDRIFRVVTDLRLDDGSVEHYPEAPLPMAKTLRTDYPQVEQAAYLKMNRELTVSLKRPGQTAPTRFLEHKSTALVEPKLFDILDYRWLRGNPATALREPNSVVLTESWARRYFGNTDPMGQTLNLNHLTDAKVTGILADPPKTTDLDIQLFISIKTLPILIPDYELDSWWGLSSTDRVYVTLKNPASVGAMQAAIPALLKRQFGDMARYYQFQFQPLADVHFDVQRVVGGATAIRPSLLWSLGLIGLFLVLTACINFINLTTVQALRRSKEVGIRKTLGSTRGQLIRQFFIETTLIVLVATVLALLMVKVSLPLFNQWLTINLGLGLESQVIGFFCLLVGLVIVLAGAYPAAVLSGFSPWAALKGKLPAKASGGYSLRQSLIVVQFVICQALIVGALVVATQVRYLRTAEIGFNKDNVVMVTLPNTQKAARETFKNSLLAYPEIKSISASYRPPSAQVMNGGSFKLGNKAEWEAFPVRERLADADYLTTYGLKLVAGRNITPSDTIREYLVNEAFLKKIGIQDPNKVLGTKMQYHLSPVAAPIVGVVKDFHQRSLHEEIAPCIIASHAAMFQRVGIRVTGQNPSQTIQRIRTTWEQLYPDEVFEYEYLDKQLAQFYEAENLLFRLVNTFAGIAILICCLGLYGLISFIVVQRTKEIGIRKVLGASAAGIVALLSRDFLKLVVIAIAIASPIAWWTMRQWLQEFAYKIDLAWWMFALSGLLAVCIALATVSVKSIKAARMNPVQSLRAD